One Rosa chinensis cultivar Old Blush chromosome 5, RchiOBHm-V2, whole genome shotgun sequence genomic region harbors:
- the LOC112202950 gene encoding disease resistance protein RPS5-like gives MEWLVLAKTAVVSEVNDLIPNDYRSCAPQGTNNGSRYTEDHFDKVIWVTVENQGPTQSSIDNLQKKIAEKLQIDLNKATGSRAGTLDSALKELRFFIILDDMRKKLSLELIGIPVPTRENGCKAIIASRSLPVFSDIKVDKKVEITQCCTLHNHLCTVQQLFQKH, from the coding sequence ATGGAATGGCTGGTTCTGGCAAAGACAGCAGTTGTGTCAGAAGTTAATGACCTCATACCGAATGACTACAGAAGTTGTGCCCCACAAGGTACCAATAACGGCAGTAGATACACTGAAGACCATTTTGACAAAGTTATTTGGGTTACTGTAGAGAATCAAGGACCAACTCAATCATCTATTGACAACTTGCAGAAGAAAATTGCAGAGAAATTACAAATTGATCTGAATAAAGCCACTGGGAGTAGAGCAGGCACATTGGATAGTGCATTGAAGGAGTTGAGATTTTTTATCATTCTGGATGATATGCGGAAGAAGCTGTCTCTTGAGCTAATTGGGATTCCAGTGCCAACGAGGGAAAATGGCTGCAAGGCTATAATAGCATCCAGATCACTTCCAGTGTTCAGTGACATCAAAGTtgataagaaggttgagattaCACAGTGCTGTACATTACACAATCACCTCTGTACTGTTCAACAACTATTTCAAAAACACTGA